gttgtgccaagtaaagtcgttgatagtaaggttcatactagatttggattactgcgcagaaacagatttctttgctgtcacgaatctgggcctaattctctgtaggtaactcagaaaattatgccaatttacgtgagtgatcctcagatatgtatgcaactttcattcaatttgagcattttcatttgagcaagtctggtgcctcaataaaattcgtctttgcgaactgttctgttttgacagattctgccttttatttcgcattgtctgttttgctatgtttgatggatttttcgattccattaactttcagtagctttgtgcaatgtccagaagtgttaagaatgattatgtcacctctgaacatgtaaattttaattgtgcactaaccctctaatgagttgttttgagtttggtgtggaggaagttttcaaggatcaagagaggaggatgatacaatatgatcaaggagagtgaaagctctaagcttggggatgcctgatgtctacgggagcttctattcttgtagacagtgttgggcctccaagagcagaggtttgtagaacagcagcaagtttcccttaagtggatcacccaaggtttatcgatctcagggaggaagaggtcaaagatatccctctcatgcaaccctgcaaccacaaagcaagaagtctcttgtgtccccaacacacctaataggtgcactagttcggcgaagagatggtgaaatacaggtggtatgaataaatatgagcagtagtaacggcgccagaaaagtgctttgctgtccaggactggcgtgtggttgatggtggtaatattgcaggaagtacagatgcagtaaaacagtaaacaagcagcgatagcagtatttaggaacaaggcctagggatcatactttcactagtggacactctcaacattgatcacataacagaataaataaatgctagactctacacctcttgttggatgatgaacaccactaactgtgtaggattacacgaaccctcaatgccggagttaacaagctccacaatattcgatgttcatatttaaataaccttagagtgcatgacagatcaacataaccaaaccaagtactaacatagcatgcacactgtcaccttcacgctacgaaaggaggcatagatcacatcaataccatcatagcaatagttaacttcataatctacaagagatcacaatcatagcctacgccaagtactaacacgatgcacacactatcaccattataccgtgcaggaggaataaactactttaataacatcactagagtagcacacagataaattgtgatacaaaactcatatgaatctcaatcatgtaaggcagctcatgagattattgtattgaagtacataggagagagatgaaccacatagctaccggtacagccccgagcctcgatggagaactactccctcctcatgggagacaacagcgttgatgaagatggtggtggtgtcgatggagaagccttccgggggcacttccccgtcccggcggcgtgccgaaacagagagtcctgtcccccagatcttggcttcgcgatggcggtggctctggaaggtttctcgtaccgtggcttttctgtctcgaagttttaggtcgaggacccttaaataggcgaagaggcggcgccagaaggtcaacgaggcgacgtcaccacaggggggcgcgggccacccccaggccgcgccggcctaccatctggtgggcctgtggcccccctctggcctctctcggatgttctggatgcttccggggattctaagatgctgggcgttgatttcgttcgattccgagaatatttccttactaggatttctgaaaccaaaaagagcagaaaacagcaactggcccttcggcatctcgtcaataggttagttccggaaaatgcataaatatgacataaagaatgcataaaacatgtagatatcatcaataatgtggcatggaacataagaaattatcgatacgtcggagacgtatcagcatccccaagcttagtttctgctcgtcccgagcaggtaaacgataacaaagataatttctggagtgacatgccatcataaccttgatcatactattgtaagcatatgtaatgaatgcagcgatcaaaacaatgtaaatgacatgagtaaacaaatggatcatatagcaaagacttttcatgaatagtactttcaagacaagcatcaataagtcttgcataagtgttaactcataaagcaataattcaaagtaaaggtattgaagcaacacaaaagaagattaagtttcagcggttgctttcaacttataacatgtatatctcatggatagttgtcaatgcaaagtaatataacaagtgcaatatgcaagtatgcaggaatcaatgcacagttcacacaagtgtttgcttcttgaggtggagagagataggtgaactgactcaacaataaaagtaaaagaaaggtccttcaaagaggaaagcatcgattgctatatttgtgctagagctttgattttgaaaacaagaaacaattttgtcaacggtagtaataaagcatatgtgttatgtaaattatatcctacaagttgcaagcctcatgcatagtatactaatagtgcccgcaccttgtcctaattagctcggattacctggattatcattgcaatgcacatgttttaaccaagtgtcacaaaggggtacctctaagcCGCCTGTACaatggtctaaggagaaagctcacatcggatttctcgctattgattattctcaacttagacatccataccgggacaacatagacaacagataatggactcctcttttatgcataagcattcaacaattaatttcctcatatgagattgaggatatttgtccaaaactgaaacttccaccatggatcatggctttagttagcggcccattgttcttctctaacattatgcatgctctaaccattctagcggtaaatctcccttacttcagacaagacggacatgcatagcaactcacatgatattcaacaaagagtagttgatggcgtccccagggacatggttatcgcacaacaagcaacttaataagagataaagtgcataagtacatattcaataccacaatagtttttaggctatttgtcccatgagctatatattgcaaagataaaggatagaaattttaaaggtagcactcaagcaatttactttggaatggcggagaaataccatgtagtaggtaggtatggtggacacaaatggcatagttattggctcaaggatttggatgcatgagaagtattccctctcgatacaaggcttaggctagcaaggttatttgaaacaaacacaaggatgaaccggtgcagcaaaactcacataaaagacatattgtaaacattataagactctaccccgtcttccttgttgttcaaactcaatactagaaattatctagaccttagagagaccaattatgcaaaccagattttagcaagctctatgtatttcttcattaataggtgcaaagtatatgatgcaagagcttaaacatgagcacaacaattgccaagtatcacattatccaagacattttagcaattactacatgtagcatttcccgattccaaccatataacagttaaCGAAGCCGGAGGCGCTGGAAATCAAAGACTATAGGCCCATTAGCCTTGTTCATAGCTTCGCAAAGCTCTTCTCTAAGATCATTGCGAATCGACTCCGCCCCAGATTGGGCGAGTTGGTGAGTATGAACCAGTCCGCGTTCATCAAGCGCCGGAGCTTGCATGATAATTTTGTGCTCGTGAGACAAGTGGCTAGGAAGATCAACACTAGGAGACATACGGGGGTGCTCCTCAAGATTGACATTGCGCGTGCTTTCGACTCTATCTCTTGGAGTTTCCTGTTTGAGGTGTTGAGGAGAATGGGCTTTGGTGAGAGATTCCTGAAGTGGCTAGCGCTGCTACTTTATACCTCCAACACAAAGGTGATGGTGAACGAAGTTCCGGGAGGACGCTTTTTTCATCGGAGAGGCTTGAGACAAGGGGACCCCACATCCCCCATGATTTTTGTGGCGGCTATGGAGGCCCTGACCAGGATTGTTGTTAAGGCGGTGGAGGCAGGTTTATTTGGAGATTTGGCCTCTATCTCTCCCTTACAGAGGATTTCCGTGTACGCGGATGATGTGGTTCTTTTCCTCAAGCCGCTACAGGGGGAGCTATGGGCCACGAGACACATCTTGAGTCTTTTTGGTGAGGCGTCAGGGCCCCATGTGAACTTTCGAAAAACTACTGCCACGCTGATTCGTGGATCtcatgaggaggaggagaggacggcCAGGATCCTGGGATGTGAGCTGGCGGCCttcccaatcagatacttgaggcttCAGCTCGCACTCCGCCCCCTCACTAAGGCGGAGTGGCAACCACTTCTTGACCAAGTCACCAAGAGCGTCCCAGGGTGGCAGAGGGGACTCATTAGCAGAGAAGGCAGGCTTGTCCTTATAAACTCGGTGGTGGCGGCAAGAGCGGTCCACCAAATGGTGGTTGCGGAGGCACCGACCTGGATGTTGGAAGAGATAAACAAGTGGATGAGGGCCTTTTTCTGGGCCGGTAAGGAGGACGTGCATGGTGGATAGTGTCTAGTGGCATGGAGGAGCATATGTAAACCTAAGGAGCTCGGCGGGTTGggggtcaaggagttgaggctacAGGGCCTCGCCCTTAGAGTGAGATGGTTATGGCTTAGACGCACAGACCCGGAGAGGCCTTGGCAGGGCCTACCTGGGCTAAAGGATCCAGAAGCAGAAGGGGTCTTTCAGAGCCTAGCACAGTTTACGGTGGGAGACGGACGTCTCACCTACTTCTGGAGGGACAGATGGATCGGAGGTTACACAGCGGAAGAGTTGGCACCGGAGGTTTTTGCTAGGGTCCCTACAAGGAGGAGGAACTCTCGCCTGGTGGCGGAGGCGCTGCAGGAGGACGTGTGGATTGATGACATTCATGGGGAGATGACTGTTGACCTTTGGATGCAATGCCTAAATCTGTGGGAGGCTGTCgaagaggtggagaaagatagcacGAGACCTGATAGCATCACCTGGAAAGGTGTGGAATCAGGAACCTACACGGCAAAGGGTACCTATAAGATGTTGTGTCAGGGAGGCATTCGCTGGGCCATGAGTAAGCCGGTGTGGGGTTCCTTCTCCCCCATGAAGTGCAAGGTGTTTGCTTGGCTGACCTTGAGATATAGGCTTTGGACCTCGGACAGGAGAGCGAGACATGGGCTCCAGGAGCATCCAGATTTGTGTTACATATGTCTACAAGAGGAGGACAACGTTGATCACATCTTCACCCTTTGCCCCTATGCCAGACAGGTGTGGTACAGAGTCCTTAGGAGCGCGAACCTACGGATTGCGGATCCTGGGTTCACGGGGAACCTACAACGATGGTGGACGGAGGCCCGTAAGCGGGTGAGGAGGTTCGACAGGAAGCGTTTTGACACCATGGTCATCTGCACGGCTTGGACGCTCTGGAAACAGAGGAACGCAAGGGCTTTTGGGAATGAAAGGGAGCAGAAAACGGTAGAACAAGTCCTAGTGCAGGTGAGAGATGATTTCCACCTCTGGGAGAGGGCTAAGAGAGGAGGGAGGCTAGGTGCAGCGAGAGAGTAGGCCTAGGCAGAGGGaggtggtgtgtgtgtgtgtttcagcACTCTTGTGCTTTCTTGTAAAACTTTTGCTTCTCCTTCTATAAAGATAAGGCACGCGTTTTGCGTGCTCTCGAAAAAAAAacagttaacgaagcagtttcaaccttcgccatgaaaattaaaagctaagaacacatgtgttcatatgaaccagcggagcgtgtctctctcccacacaagcatttattcaaacaaaaaaaaaaacaaaagcacacagacgctccaagtaaagtacataagatgtgaccgaataaaaatatagtttcaagagaaggaacctgataatttgtcgatgaagaaggggatgccttgggcatccccaagcttagatgcttgagtcttcttgaaatatgcaggggtgaaccaccggggcatccccaagcttagagctttcactctccttgatcatagtatatcatcctcctctcttgacccttgaaaacttcctccacaccaaactcgaaacaaactcattagagggttagtgcataatcaaaaattcacatgttcagaggtgacacaatcattcttaacacttctggacattgcccaaagctactggaagtcaatggaatcgaacatatccatcgaacatatcaaaacaggcaatccgaaataaaaggcagaatctgtcaaaacagaacagtttgtaaagacgaattttattgaggcaccagacttgctcaaatgaaaatgatcaaatttaatgaaagttgcgtacatatctgaggatcactcacgtaaattggcataattttctgagttacctacagagaattcaaccaagattcgtgacagacagaaatctgtttctgcgcagtaatccaaatctagtatcaaccttgctatcaaagactttacttggcacaacaatgcaacaaaactaacataaggagaggttgatacagtagtaacaacttccaagacacaaatataaaacaaaggtactgtagtaaaataaacacatgggttatctcccaagaagttctttctttatagccattaagatgggctcagcagttttaatgatgcactcgcaagaaatagtatttgaagcaaaagagagcatcaagaagcaaattcaaaacacatttaagtctaacatgcttcctatgaaaaggaatcttgtaaataaataaattcaagaagcataatgcaacaagcatagaaagataaaacaagtgcagcttcaagattttcagcaaaaagagaggtgttttagtaacatgaaaatttatacaaccatattttcctctctcataataactttcagtagcaacatgagcaaactcaacaatataactatcacataaagcattcttatcatgagtctcatgcataaaattattactctccatataagcataatcaattttattagcaatagtgggaacgaattcaacaaagtagctattattattattctcatcatcaaatataggaggcatattgtaatcataatcaaatttatcctccataacagacggcaacaaaagactactatcattataatcataaataggaggtaaagtatcatcaaagaaaattttctcctcaatgcttgggggactaaaaatatcatgctcatcaaagccagcttccccaagcttagaattttccatatcattagcaacaatggtgttcaaagtgttcatactaatatgttccatcggttttttaattttcggatcaaaccatccatgtcttaaatcaggaaatagaataagaagctcattgttgtccattatgccttactagtgtaaacaagaaacaaaaagatgcaattgcaggatctaaaggaaatagcttcgagcacacacacaatggcgccagaaaagtactgttacctgaaaccggagtatgagtgccttttacctttcctccccggcaacggcgccagaaaagtgcttgctggcgtgtagttgacgagggaggaaatggtgtagctttccttcgttccccggcaacggtgccagaaaagtgcttgatgtctacgggagcttctattcttgtagacagtgttgggcctccaagagcagaggtttgtagaacagtagcaagtttcccttaagtggatcacccaaggtttatcgatcttagggaggaagaggtcaaagatatccctctcatgcaaccctgcaaccacaaagcaagaagtctcttgtgtccccaacacacctaataggtgcactagttcggcgaagagatggtgaaatacaggtggtatgaataaatatgagcagtagtaacggcgccagaaaagtgctttgctgtccaggactggcgtgtggttgatggtggtaatattgcaggaagtacagatgcagtaaaacagtaaacaagcagcgatagcagtatttaggaacaaggcctagggatcatactttcactagtggacactctcaacattgatcacataacagaataaataaatgctagactctacacctcttgttggatgatgaacaccactaactgtgtaggattacacgaaccctcaatgccggagttaacaagctccacaatattcgatgttaatatttaaataaccttagagtgcatgacagatcaacataaccaaaccaagtactaacatagcatgcacactgtcaccttcacgctacgaaaggaggcatagatcacatcaataccatcatagcaatagttaacttcataatctacaagagatcacaatcatagcctacgccaagtactaacacgatgcacacactgtcaccattacatcgtgcaggaggaataaactactttaataacatcactagagtagcacacagataaattgtgatacaaaactcatatgaatctcaatcatgtaaggcagctcatgagattattgtattgaagtacataggagagagatgaaccacatagctaccggtacagccccgagcctcgatggagaactactccctcctcatgggagacagcagcgttgatgaagatggcggtggtgtcgatggagaagccttccgggggcacttccccgtcccggcggcgtgccggaacagagagtcctgtcccccagatcttggcttcgcgatggcggtggctctggaaggtttctcgtaccgtggcttttccgtctcgaagttttaggtcgaggacccttaaataggcgaagaggcagcgtcagaaggtcaacgaggcgatgtcaccacaggggggcgcgggccacccccaagccgcgccggcctaccatctggtgggcctgtggcccccctctggcctctctcggatgttctggatgcttccggggattctaagatgctgggcgttgatttcgttcgattccgagaatatttccttactaggatttctgaaaccaaaaacagcagaaaacagcaactggcccttcggcatctcgtcaataggttagttccggaaaatgcataaatatgacataaagtatgcataaaacatgtagatatcatcaacaatgtggcatggaacataagaaattatcgatacgtcggagacgtatccatgccccggtggttcacccctacatatttcaagaagactcaagcgtctaagcttggggatgcccaaggcatccccttcttcatcgacaacattatcaggttcctcccctgaaactatatttttattccatcacatcttatgtactttgcttggagcgtcggtttgtttttgttttttgtttttgtttgaataaaatggatcctagcattcactgtgtgggagagagacacgctccgctgttgcctatggacaaatatgtccttaggctttactcatagtattcatgacgaaggttgaatcttctttgttaattgttatatggttggaatcgggaaatgctacatgtagtaattctaaaatgtcttggataatttgatacttggcaattgttgtgctcatgtttaagctcttgcatcatatactttgcacctattaatgaa
This Lolium perenne isolate Kyuss_39 chromosome 1, Kyuss_2.0, whole genome shotgun sequence DNA region includes the following protein-coding sequences:
- the LOC139833000 gene encoding uncharacterized protein encodes the protein MEALTRIVVKAVEAGLFGDLASISPLQRISVYADDVVLFLKPLQGELWATRHILSLFGEASGPHVNFRKTTATLIRGSHEEEERTARILGCELAAFPIRYLRLQLALRPLTKAEWQPLLDQVTKSVPGWQRGLISREGRLVLINSVVAARAVHQMVVAEAPTWMLEEINKWMRAFFWADPERPWQGLPGLKDPEAEGVFQSLAQFTVGDGRLTYFWRDRWIGGYTAEELAPEVFARVPTRRRNSRLVAEALQEDVWIDDIHGEMTVDLWMQCLNLWEAVEEVEKDSTRPDSITWKGVESGTYTAKGTYKMLCQGGIRWAMSKPVWGSFSPMKCKVFAWLTLRYRLWTSDRRARHGLQEHPDLCYICLQEEDNVDHIFTLCPYARQVWYRVLRSANLRIADPGFTGNLQRWWTEARKRVRRFDRKRFDTMVICTAWTLWKQRNARAFGNEREQKTVEQVLVQVRDDFHLWERAKRGGRLGAARE